From a single Bradyrhizobium sediminis genomic region:
- a CDS encoding DUF4170 domain-containing protein, protein MTKGSNFWVIGGEFGSMNFHKLVEGSAQVKGPFKTRKEAEDCWREVSEENRHKAGVRFSIVEEPARVSA, encoded by the coding sequence ATGACCAAAGGCAGCAATTTCTGGGTGATTGGCGGCGAGTTCGGCTCGATGAACTTCCACAAGCTCGTCGAAGGCTCGGCCCAGGTCAAAGGTCCGTTCAAGACCCGCAAGGAAGCCGAGGACTGCTGGCGGGAGGTCTCGGAAGAGAACCGCCACAAGGCCGGCGTGCGCTTCTCGATCGTGGAAGAGCCCGCCCGCGTCTCGGCCTAA
- a CDS encoding metallophosphoesterase family protein: MAAFTLAHLSDPHLPPMPVPRLRDLAGKRVFGYLNWRRNRQDVHRRDVLDALVSDLQAQSPDQIAVTGDLVNIALEAEFAPARAWLESVGAPDRVTVIPGNHDTYVRATQHRFAEVFGSYLRSDGAQDSSVTFPFLRRRGPLALISTSTAVPTPPLMATGRLGRSQLEALERMLAGLSAEQAFRVLLIHHPLRSDSHIKRLTDSADLLALLKRHGVELILHGHDHVHSTIWIDGPQGKIPVVGVPSASAVAHGRYPAAAYNLFSIARDGAAWRCEQTVRGIDDNRRVREIRQTRLV, from the coding sequence ATGGCGGCATTTACGCTCGCCCATCTGTCCGATCCGCATCTGCCGCCGATGCCGGTGCCGCGGCTGCGCGATCTCGCCGGCAAACGCGTGTTCGGCTATCTCAACTGGCGGCGCAACCGGCAAGACGTGCATCGGCGCGACGTGCTCGACGCGCTGGTCTCGGACCTGCAGGCGCAGTCGCCGGACCAGATCGCGGTGACCGGCGATCTCGTCAATATCGCGCTGGAAGCCGAGTTTGCGCCAGCCCGGGCCTGGCTGGAAAGCGTCGGCGCGCCGGATCGCGTCACGGTCATTCCCGGTAATCACGATACCTATGTTCGCGCCACCCAACATCGCTTTGCCGAAGTCTTTGGAAGTTATCTCCGCAGCGACGGGGCCCAAGATAGCAGCGTCACGTTTCCATTCCTGCGCCGGCGGGGTCCGCTGGCGCTGATCAGCACGTCCACGGCGGTGCCGACGCCACCCCTGATGGCGACCGGACGGCTCGGCCGCAGCCAGCTCGAAGCGCTGGAGCGCATGTTGGCGGGGCTCTCGGCCGAACAGGCGTTCCGGGTGCTGCTGATCCATCATCCCTTGCGTTCGGATTCCCATATCAAGCGCCTGACCGATTCCGCTGATCTGCTCGCGCTCTTGAAGCGGCACGGCGTGGAGTTGATTCTGCATGGGCATGACCACGTGCATTCGACGATCTGGATCGACGGGCCGCAGGGGAAAATTCCCGTGGTCGGCGTGCCGTCGGCGTCCGCGGTCGCGCACGGCCGCTATCCGGCCGCCGCCTATAATCTGTTTTCGATCGCGCGCGACGGTGCAGCGTGGCGATGCGAGCAGACCGTGCGCGGCATCGACGACAATCGGCGGGTCCGCGAGATCAGGCAGACGCGGCTGGTTTAA
- a CDS encoding NUDIX domain-containing protein, whose protein sequence is MTLQKLRRRFEPALRRVFHLYWRFARGMTLGVRAVVLDGDDRVFLVHHSYVSGWHLPGGGVETGETVRDALRRELVEEGRIELTGDPALHGLFFNSHVSPRDHVAVYVVRHFRQDRLPEPNHEIVACGFFDARALPAETTMGTRLRISEVLEGRQPIATWR, encoded by the coding sequence ATGACACTGCAGAAGCTGCGAAGGAGGTTCGAGCCGGCGCTGCGGCGGGTTTTCCATCTCTATTGGCGGTTCGCCCGCGGCATGACGCTCGGCGTCCGCGCCGTGGTGCTGGACGGCGACGACAGGGTGTTTCTGGTCCATCACAGCTATGTCTCGGGCTGGCATCTGCCGGGCGGAGGCGTCGAAACCGGCGAAACCGTCCGCGACGCGCTGCGCCGCGAACTGGTGGAGGAGGGACGGATCGAGCTAACCGGCGATCCGGCGCTGCACGGCCTGTTCTTCAACAGCCATGTTTCCCCTCGGGATCACGTTGCCGTCTACGTGGTCCGGCATTTCAGGCAGGACCGCCTGCCCGAGCCCAACCACGAGATCGTCGCCTGCGGCTTCTTCGATGCGAGAGCCTTGCCGGCGGAGACGACCATGGGCACCCGGCTGCGGATATCGGAAGTGCTCGAGGGAAGGCAGCCGATCGCCACGTGGCGCTAG